The sequence GGTGACGGCGCGGGTGGTGGCGACGCGCTAACGCGCCTCGAGCGCCGCGCGGGTCCGCTCCCAGATCGGTTGCAGCGCCGGCAGGGCCGCGGCAAAGGCATCGCTGCGGCCGTCGCGCGCCAGCGTCTCGAGCCGGGCGAGGTGGTCGCCGAGATGCGCGGCGCCGAAGACCCCGGCGGAGCCTGCGAGGCGGTGGAGCGCCGCGGCCGCCTTTTCCAGATCCTCCGGCACGGCGGCGACGGTCGCGTCGCCTTCGGCGAGGAAGCTGTCGATCAGGCGGGCGACATGAGCGTCGCCGAGCTGGTCGGCGAGGTCGATCACGACGTCCTCCCGAATGAGGGGCGGCCCGGCCGCCGCCTCCGCCGCGTGGGTGCCGCCGAGGATGCGGGCGAGGCCCTGGCGAGAGATCGGCTTGATCAGCGTGTCATCGAGCCCCGCCGCGCGGAAGCGTTTGATATCGGCGGGCAGCGCGTGGGCGGTGAGCGCCACGATGCGGGCATTGCGCGAGGCGCCATCGCCCTCCCGGATCGCCTTTGTCGCCTGCACGCCGTCCATGGTGGGCATCGAGATGTCCATCAGGATAAGGTCGTAGGCGCAGCGCTCGGCGGCTGCGACGCCCTGCGCGCCGTCCTCCGCCTCGTCCACCCGGTGGCCGAATCGTTCGAGCATGGCGCGGGCGACCGTGCGGTTGATGGCGTTGTCCTCCACGATCAGCACGTCGCAGACCTCGGGCTCTGGCAGCGCGTCCTCCCCCTCGACGGCGGTGTCGGCGGTCGTAGCGGGCAGCGGCAGGCGGACCCAGAAGAGGCTGCCCTCGCCCGCCTCACTCTCCACCCCGATCGTGCCGCCCATGGCGGCGACCGTGCGGCGCGTGATGCCGAGGCCGAGGCCGGTGCCGCCCGTCCGGCGGCTATAGGACGTGTCGAGGGTCACGAAATCCTCGAAGATGCGCTCCAGGTCATGCTCCGGAATGCCGATGCCGGTGTCGGTGACGCGGAACTCCAGCTCTCCAGTCGCGGGGACGTGGTCGACCTCCACCGCGATCTCGCCGTTGCGGGTGAACTTGATGGCGTTGCCCACAAGGTTCAGGAGCACCTGCTGCAGCCGCATCGCGTCGCCTTGGACGTTCGCAATGCCGTCATGCACCGGGGCGAGCGTGAGCTGGTTGCCCGCCGCCTCCGCCGCCGCGCGCTGACCGTCGACGAGGTCCTGCAGGAGCTTCGGCAGGTGGAAGGGCGCGATGGCAAGCCGCGTCATCCCCGAATCGAGGCGGGAGATGTCGAGGACGTCGTTGACGTGGTGCAGCAGAAGCTCGCCGGACGTGCCCATGATGCGCAGGTAGTTGCGCTGCGCTGCGTCAAGGGCGGTGCCGTCCAGCAGCTCCATGGTGCCAAGGAGGCCGTTGAGCGGCGTGCGCATCTCGTGGCTCATGACGGCGAGGAGGTCCGCCTTCGCCTTCTCCCCCGCGAGCGCGTCGTCGCGGGCGCGCATCAGCTCCTGCTCGGCCGCCACACGGGCGGAGATGTCGCGGATGAAGGAGACGAAGATCTCGCCCACCTCGCTTTGCGCCGTGGAGATCGAGAGCTCGACAGGAAAGACCTCGCCCGACTTGCGCATGGCCTCGAGCTGGACACGGCCCGCGCCGATCACCTTGCGCTCGCCGGTGTCGAGGTAGCGCTTCATGCCCGCGTCGTGGGCGGCGCGCATGTGGTCGGGGACGATGAGTTCGGCCATGGGGCGGCCGATGGCCTCCTCCCGCGGGTAGCCGAAGATCGTCTCGGCCGCGCCGTTGAAATCGAGGATCAGGCCTTGGCGGTTGACCACCAGAACGCCGTCGAGGGAGGTGGAGATCACGGCCGAGAGGCGCGAGGAGGTCATGCGCGTCCGCGTCACGGCGCGCTGGCTGCGCCGGATCAGGGCGAGGAGCGTGACGACCAGCCCCAGAAGGGCGAGCATCAGCGCGAAGGCGACGAAGGCGACCTGCTGGAGCGTCGCACCCACCGCTGCGCGGCGGCTGTCGGCCTCCAGCGAGAAGCGGGCGATGCCGCGGATGCCGAGCGTTCTGAGGTCCGGCCGGAGTGCCGCCAGATCCCGGTCGAGCGTCGGCAGGGCCGCGGCGAGGCGCGCATCGTCGCCGTCGATCTCCGGCACGTAGAGCTGCAGGAACGCCCAGGCGTCGTCGATGACGGCCTGGAAATCCTCCTCCTGCCGCAGGGGGGCGTAGAGGGCGCTGTCGCGCAGGGTCGAGACGCGGCTGTAGAAGATGTCGAAGCGGCGGCGAACCTGGGCGAGTTCCCCCGGCCCCGGATCGGTGCGGGCGCGCAGGACGGCGTTTTCGAGGGCGAAGAACTCCACCTCGACCTGCGACAGGGCGTATTCGAGATTGTCCGAATTGGCCGTCGCGAGGTCGTCGATCTGCCGCGAGACGTCATTGGCCAGCCACACGATTCCGCCCGACAACAGGGCGATGATCGCGGCGATGAGGCCGTAGCGCAGGGCGCGGCGTCTGGAACGGGAGGTTTGGCTCAATTAGGTCAGGCTCCGGGCGGGGTCGCCCGAACCTAATCCTCCACGACGATCCGGTCGAGTTGCCAGATGCTGCGCGAGTAGATCACCTCGCTCTGGTAATCCTCATCCGAGTCATACGGATAGACGACCCAGAGCGGCCCTTTGTCGCGCACGGACATCGGCGCGCCGTTGAGCGAATAGGCCACGATCGGCCCGCCCTCGACGGCGTCGCTCACCGGAATCTCGACCGAATAGTCGTTGATCGCGGTGGCGGTCAGCGTGCCCTCTTCGACCCCCAATGCCGACAACAGGTCCCCGAGTTCGACACCCATGAAGACCTGGCCCCCCATGGTCCAAATGGTTTCTGTCTCGAACTCTGTCGACGGCATCCCCTCCAGCATCTGGAGGTCGAAAAGGGCGGCGCCATCGGTGTTGGTCTTCTCGATGGCGCCGGTCACGGTCAGCAGCACCTCGCCTGTGGGAGTCTGGAGGGGTTCCTCCGCGAAGGCAGGCGCCGCCAGCACGCAGACCGCCAGCAAGTGGTGGGGTACTTTGAACATGACGGCCTCGTTGCGGTTGTGACTGGCGCCGTTGTCACACGTCCTGCGGTCTGCGTCATCTGAGCATGAGGCTACCGCACTATCCTTTCGTATAGGTTTTGTGTCAGAACAGGCGACAGCCCTCCGTTCGTGGGGAACAAGATGGGGGTGCGAGCCATTCGGAGTGCCTATGCGTGTGCTGATTGCCGACGATCACGACCTGGTCCGCGACACCATCGCGGCCTTTCTCGGACAGAGCGAGGAGGTCGAGACGGCGACGGCAACCTCCCTGCCCCAGGTGCTGGAGAAGGTGGGCGCCGACGGGCCGTTCGACCTGGTGCTCCTCGACTGGGACATGCCCGGCATGGGCGGGCTCGACGGGCTGCGGCAGACCATCGATGCCAACGGCGAGAAGACGGTAGCGATCCTGTCGGGCACGGCCCCGCGCAAGGTGGCACAGGACGCGGTGGAGGCCGGCGCTATCGGCTTTCTGCCGAAGACCATGGGAGCGACCTCGCTGATGAACGCCGTGCGCTTCATGGCGATGGGCGAGGTCTTCATCCCGGCTGCGCTGATGGCCGAGGAGCCCGAGGGGCCCGAGCATCCGCTCGCCAAGACGCTGAGCGCGCGGGAGCTGCAGGTGCTGGAGGGGCTGTGCCGCGGCGAGTCGAACAAGGAGATCGCCCGGACGCTCGACCTGCAGGAAGTGACGATCAAACTGCACGTGAAGACGCTGTGCCGGAAGCTGGAGGCGAAGAACCGCACCCAGGCCGCGATGATCGCGAAGGAGGCGGGGCTTTTCTGAAGCCACCGCGCGCGGATTGCGCGGTCGGATGCCTCCGGCGGGCGTATTTCGACAAAGAAGAAGGGGCGCGTTTGCGCTCCGGGGCCGGGGATGGCCCCGCCGCGTGGGCAGGCGGCGGGGCCTTGCGCAGGCGGGCCGTGGGGCGGACACCTGCGCCATCGTCCGCGCCACCCCCCGGCGCGCGGACGGATCGGCTTACGCGAAGAGGATGGAGTCGAAGACCTCCGCGTAGAGCGCCTCGCCGATGTCGCGGTGATCCTCGATGACCAGCGTGCATTCGCCGAGGTCGAGGCCGAGATCGCCGTTGCCGTCGAAGGACGCGTTGAGGGCCATCCAGTCCGCGCCGCTCTCATCGACCAGAAGCGACAGCGCGCGGAAGTCGAGGATGTCCTGCTCGACACCGTCATGGCGGAAGTCGGCGATGCGGTCGGTGGCGCCATCCAGATCCTCGGACCGGAACACGAAGCGGTCGCTGTCCGCCCCGCCGAAGGCGATGTCGTCGCCTGCGCCGAGATAGACCCGATCCGACCCCGCCCCGCCGTTCAGGAGGTCGTCGCCGGAGCCGCCGTTGAGGTGGTCCTTGCCCTCGCCGCCCGACAGGGTGTCGTTGCCCGAGCCCCCCTTCAGCCGGTCGGAACCGCCGTCGCCGAGCAGGACGTCGTTGCCCTTCGCCCCATCGAGCACGTCGGAGCCGGAGCCGCCCGCGAGCTGGTCATCGCCGGTGCCGCCGCGCAGGGCGTCGTTGCCCTCGCCGCCCGACAGCACGTCGTCGCCCGAGCCGCCGTCGAGCTGGTCGTTGCCGCTCTCGCCCGACAGGGCGTCGGCGCCGCTGGAGCCCTTCAGCACATCGTCGCCCGAGCCGCCGAAGATGAAGTCGTCGCCGGAATTGCCGTCGAGGATGTCGTTGCCCGAGCCGCCGCGCAGCTCGTCATCGCCCTTGCCCCCGGACAGGGTGTCGTTGCCTGCATCGCCCGACAGCGTGTCGTCGCCGGAGTTGCCCTTGACGAGGTCGTCGCCATCGCCGCCCGACAGATCGTCGTGGCCGGCCATGCCGTAGACCTTGTCGTTGCCGGTGCCGCCGTCGAGCTCGTCGTTCTCGGACTTCAGCCGATTGCCGTCGGCGTCGTAGCGACCGCCGTCCTCACCGTAGACCCAGTCGCGGCCGCCTTCGCCATAGGCGAGGTTCGGATCCAAGACGCGGGCATTGGACTGGCCGACATCGAAGGAGAGGACGACGTCATCATAGTCCTTGTCCCCGCCGCGCCACAGATCCTCGAAGCCGAGGATCACGGTGCCCGTCTCCGCCTCGATCCGACCCACGGTGTGCGGATAGCTGTCGGGGTTGAGGCCGTAGCCGTTGGACGGATCCGCCGCCGAGTGGAAGAGCGACGTGCCGTATTGCGTGCGCACCGCGGTCTCCGAGCCGTCCTCGGCGACGCGGAACAGCGTCGTCTGGCCCGTGGTCTCCAGCGTCGCGGGGTTGCCCGCCGCGTCGCGGATCACGTAGGCACCGGTCTCCAGCGCGCTGCCGTTGTGACCGTAGGCGTTGGAAGCGACGAAGAAGCCGACGCGATCCCCGGCGTTGAGCTCCACGTCCACATGGCTCTCGCCCCGGATCAGGCTGCCGCCGGAATAGAGGGCGGAGGCGTTGGCGAAGAGGATCTCGACGCCGGTGATCGTGCCGGTCTCGTCCACGCGGTACATGCCGAGCGTGTTGCGGAAGCCCGCACCCTCGTTGAGGAAGGTCACGCGGCCCGTGTAGTCCTCCGCGATGGTGAGGGGGCCGTTCGCCGCATAGCTCGGACCGCCGCCGCCATAGAGCACGTCGTCGCCGCGCCCGCCTGCGATGTAGTCGTCGCCCGAGCCGCCATAGGCGATGTCGGAGCCCGAGCTGGCGTAGATCGTGTCGTCGCCGCCCCGGCCGGAGGCGATCTCCGACCGGTGGGTGCCGTAAAGGGCGTCGTCCCGCGACGTCCCGAACAGCGGGGTGATGAGGGGTGTGATGGTCATTTCTGGTTTCCTTTTCTGGGTTTACCCCGTCACCAACCGATGCCCTGATAGGCGTCGGTGGCCGGGATCTCGTTGAACAGGCGCACCACGTCGACGACCGGACGGTCGGTCGCGGCGCAGGCGGTGCGGTAGGCGGGGCTCGCATGGGTGACGATGAGGGCGTCGGCCTCCATCACCTCGTCGAGGTCGTCGCGCAGCATCGCGGGCAGGCTCGTGGCGAGCTTCTGCAGGCCCGGGCTGCCGTGGCGGACGTAGCCGA is a genomic window of Pontivivens ytuae containing:
- a CDS encoding hybrid sensor histidine kinase/response regulator, with the protein product MSQTSRSRRRALRYGLIAAIIALLSGGIVWLANDVSRQIDDLATANSDNLEYALSQVEVEFFALENAVLRARTDPGPGELAQVRRRFDIFYSRVSTLRDSALYAPLRQEEDFQAVIDDAWAFLQLYVPEIDGDDARLAAALPTLDRDLAALRPDLRTLGIRGIARFSLEADSRRAAVGATLQQVAFVAFALMLALLGLVVTLLALIRRSQRAVTRTRMTSSRLSAVISTSLDGVLVVNRQGLILDFNGAAETIFGYPREEAIGRPMAELIVPDHMRAAHDAGMKRYLDTGERKVIGAGRVQLEAMRKSGEVFPVELSISTAQSEVGEIFVSFIRDISARVAAEQELMRARDDALAGEKAKADLLAVMSHEMRTPLNGLLGTMELLDGTALDAAQRNYLRIMGTSGELLLHHVNDVLDISRLDSGMTRLAIAPFHLPKLLQDLVDGQRAAAEAAGNQLTLAPVHDGIANVQGDAMRLQQVLLNLVGNAIKFTRNGEIAVEVDHVPATGELEFRVTDTGIGIPEHDLERIFEDFVTLDTSYSRRTGGTGLGLGITRRTVAAMGGTIGVESEAGEGSLFWVRLPLPATTADTAVEGEDALPEPEVCDVLIVEDNAINRTVARAMLERFGHRVDEAEDGAQGVAAAERCAYDLILMDISMPTMDGVQATKAIREGDGASRNARIVALTAHALPADIKRFRAAGLDDTLIKPISRQGLARILGGTHAAEAAAGPPLIREDVVIDLADQLGDAHVARLIDSFLAEGDATVAAVPEDLEKAAAALHRLAGSAGVFGAAHLGDHLARLETLARDGRSDAFAAALPALQPIWERTRAALEAR
- a CDS encoding molybdopterin-dependent oxidoreductase → MFKVPHHLLAVCVLAAPAFAEEPLQTPTGEVLLTVTGAIEKTNTDGAALFDLQMLEGMPSTEFETETIWTMGGQVFMGVELGDLLSALGVEEGTLTATAINDYSVEIPVSDAVEGGPIVAYSLNGAPMSVRDKGPLWVVYPYDSDEDYQSEVIYSRSIWQLDRIVVED
- a CDS encoding response regulator transcription factor, with the translated sequence MRVLIADDHDLVRDTIAAFLGQSEEVETATATSLPQVLEKVGADGPFDLVLLDWDMPGMGGLDGLRQTIDANGEKTVAILSGTAPRKVAQDAVEAGAIGFLPKTMGATSLMNAVRFMAMGEVFIPAALMAEEPEGPEHPLAKTLSARELQVLEGLCRGESNKEIARTLDLQEVTIKLHVKTLCRKLEAKNRTQAAMIAKEAGLF
- a CDS encoding calcium-binding protein, which translates into the protein MTITPLITPLFGTSRDDALYGTHRSEIASGRGGDDTIYASSGSDIAYGGSGDDYIAGGRGDDVLYGGGGPSYAANGPLTIAEDYTGRVTFLNEGAGFRNTLGMYRVDETGTITGVEILFANASALYSGGSLIRGESHVDVELNAGDRVGFFVASNAYGHNGSALETGAYVIRDAAGNPATLETTGQTTLFRVAEDGSETAVRTQYGTSLFHSAADPSNGYGLNPDSYPHTVGRIEAETGTVILGFEDLWRGGDKDYDDVVLSFDVGQSNARVLDPNLAYGEGGRDWVYGEDGGRYDADGNRLKSENDELDGGTGNDKVYGMAGHDDLSGGDGDDLVKGNSGDDTLSGDAGNDTLSGGKGDDELRGGSGNDILDGNSGDDFIFGGSGDDVLKGSSGADALSGESGNDQLDGGSGDDVLSGGEGNDALRGGTGDDQLAGGSGSDVLDGAKGNDVLLGDGGSDRLKGGSGNDTLSGGEGKDHLNGGSGDDLLNGGAGSDRVYLGAGDDIAFGGADSDRFVFRSEDLDGATDRIADFRHDGVEQDILDFRALSLLVDESGADWMALNASFDGNGDLGLDLGECTLVIEDHRDIGEALYAEVFDSILFA